The proteins below are encoded in one region of Streptomyces roseirectus:
- a CDS encoding enoyl-CoA hydratase/isomerase family protein, with the protein MSSEERFGEYVMVRRHGEGHVAELVLDRPKAMNAVSTGMARSITAACVALGEDPGVRVVVLTSTHERAFCVGADLKERDSFTDADLRAQRPTSRGAYTAVLDLPVPAIAAVHGFALGGGFELALSCDVIVADGTAVVGLPEVSVGVIPGGGGTQLLPRRVGAARAAELIFSARRVEAAEARELGLVDVLVEEGRAREEALALGARMAANSPVGLRAAKKALRLGQGLDIRAGLEVEDAAWRTVAFSGDRAEGVRAFNEKRKPVWPGE; encoded by the coding sequence ATGAGCAGCGAGGAACGGTTCGGCGAGTACGTCATGGTCCGCCGGCACGGCGAGGGGCACGTGGCGGAGCTGGTGCTGGACCGGCCGAAGGCGATGAACGCGGTGTCGACGGGCATGGCCCGCTCGATCACCGCCGCCTGCGTGGCTCTGGGGGAGGACCCCGGCGTCCGGGTCGTCGTCCTCACCTCCACCCACGAGCGCGCGTTCTGCGTCGGGGCCGACCTCAAGGAGCGGGACTCGTTCACGGACGCCGACCTGCGTGCGCAGCGGCCGACGAGCCGTGGCGCGTACACGGCCGTCCTCGATCTCCCGGTGCCCGCGATCGCCGCCGTGCACGGGTTCGCCCTCGGCGGCGGCTTCGAACTGGCGCTGTCCTGCGATGTGATCGTGGCCGACGGGACGGCGGTGGTGGGGTTGCCGGAGGTGTCGGTCGGGGTGATTCCCGGGGGTGGCGGTACCCAGTTGCTGCCGCGCCGGGTGGGGGCGGCGCGCGCGGCCGAGCTGATCTTCTCGGCGCGGCGCGTGGAGGCGGCGGAGGCGCGGGAGTTGGGGCTGGTGGACGTGCTGGTGGAGGAGGGGCGGGCGCGGGAGGAGGCGCTGGCCCTGGGCGCGCGGATGGCGGCGAACTCCCCGGTGGGCCTGCGGGCCGCGAAGAAGGCGCTGCGGCTCGGGCAGGGGCTGGACATCAGGGCCGGTCTTGAGGTGGAGGACGCGGCGTGGCGGACGGTGGCGTTCTCGGGGGACCGGGCGGAGGGGGTGCGGGCGTTCAACGAGAAGCGGAAGCCGGTGTGGCCGGGGGAGTAG
- a CDS encoding biotin--[acetyl-CoA-carboxylase] ligase, whose protein sequence is MTPRDASDPSPWSDLDRPPLNAVALRRGLVRDGGLWREVKVVRSTGSTNTDLASAAGTTPEGTVLVAEEQTAARGRLDRRWTAPPRSGLFFSVLLRPSQVPVHRWGWLPLLTGVAVATGLARAAGVDTSLKWPNDLLVTVDGQERKAGGILAERAGADAVIIGVGINVTLKTDELPVPQAGSLALAGAVSTDRDPLLRAVLRSLEEWYGKWREAEGDPATSGLQETYAAGCATLGRTVRAELPGERSVVGEAVAVDGDGRLVLATEEGVREPVGAGDIVHLRPV, encoded by the coding sequence ATGACACCCCGAGACGCCTCAGACCCCAGCCCCTGGTCCGACCTCGACCGCCCCCCGCTCAACGCGGTCGCCCTGCGGCGCGGACTCGTCCGGGACGGGGGGCTGTGGCGCGAGGTGAAGGTCGTCCGCAGCACCGGCTCCACCAACACGGACCTCGCGTCCGCCGCCGGTACCACCCCCGAGGGCACGGTCCTCGTCGCCGAGGAGCAGACCGCCGCGCGCGGGCGGCTCGACCGGCGCTGGACGGCTCCGCCACGCTCGGGACTCTTCTTCTCCGTCCTCCTGCGTCCCTCTCAGGTACCGGTCCACCGCTGGGGCTGGCTCCCCCTCCTCACCGGCGTCGCCGTCGCGACCGGCCTCGCGCGCGCCGCCGGCGTCGACACGTCCCTGAAATGGCCCAACGACCTCCTCGTCACCGTCGACGGCCAGGAACGCAAGGCCGGCGGCATCCTCGCGGAGCGCGCGGGCGCCGACGCGGTCATCATCGGCGTCGGCATCAACGTCACCCTCAAGACCGACGAACTCCCCGTACCTCAGGCGGGTTCACTCGCGCTGGCGGGAGCGGTGAGCACCGACCGCGACCCGCTGCTGAGGGCCGTCCTGCGCTCCCTGGAGGAGTGGTACGGCAAGTGGCGCGAGGCGGAAGGCGACCCCGCGACGAGCGGCCTCCAGGAGACATACGCGGCGGGCTGCGCGACGCTGGGACGAACGGTCAGGGCGGAACTGCCGGGGGAGAGGTCGGTAGTAGGGGAAGCGGTGGCGGTGGACGGAGACGGCAGATTGGTACTGGCGACGGAGGAGGGAGTACGGGAACCCGTAGGGGCGGGCGACATCGTTCATCTGAGGCCGGTGTAG
- a CDS encoding DUF397 domain-containing protein: protein MASDRIDLSDALWLTSSYSNGDGGNCVELATNLPTLVPVRDTKLPASPVLLLTSTAWAPFLAHLKQDT from the coding sequence ATGGCAAGCGACCGGATCGACTTGAGTGACGCCCTGTGGCTCACGAGCAGCTACAGCAACGGCGACGGCGGCAACTGCGTAGAACTCGCCACCAACCTCCCCACCCTCGTCCCCGTCCGCGACACCAAGCTCCCCGCCAGCCCCGTCCTCCTCCTCACCTCCACCGCCTGGGCCCCCTTCCTCGCCCACCTGAAGCAGGACACCTGA
- the hutH gene encoding histidine ammonia-lyase: protein MHTVVVGTAGVTASDVLAVARGGARIELSAEAVAALAAAREIVDALAAKPEPVYGVSTGFGALATRHISQELRTQLQRNIVRSHAAGMGPRVEREVVRALMFLRLKTVCSGHTGVRPEVAQTMADILNAGITPVVHEYGSLGCSGDLAPLSHCALTLMGEGDAEGPDGVVRPAGELLAAHGITPVELREKEGLALLNGTDGMLGMLLMALADLDALYKAADITAALSLEALLGTAKVLAPELHAIRPHPGQGDSAANMLAVLEGSGLTGHHQDDAPRVQDAYSVRCAPQVAGAGRDTLAHARLVAERELASAVDNPVVLPDGRVESNGNFHGAPVAYVLDFLAIAAADLASIAERRTDRLLDKNRSHGLPPFLADDAGVDSGLMIAQYTQAALVSELKRLAVPASADSIPSSAMQEDHVSMGWSAARKLRTAVDNLTRVLAIELYAATRGVELRAGLTPAPATQAVLAAVRAAGVQGAGPDRFLAPDLAAADAFVRGGGLVEAVEKVTGPLR from the coding sequence ATGCACACTGTGGTGGTGGGGACCGCCGGGGTCACGGCGTCCGACGTGCTCGCCGTGGCGCGCGGCGGGGCCCGGATCGAGCTGTCGGCGGAGGCGGTCGCGGCGCTGGCGGCGGCCCGGGAGATCGTGGACGCGCTGGCCGCGAAGCCGGAGCCGGTCTACGGGGTCTCCACCGGGTTCGGCGCCCTGGCCACCCGGCACATCAGCCAGGAGCTGCGCACCCAGCTCCAGCGCAACATCGTCCGCTCGCACGCCGCCGGGATGGGCCCGCGCGTCGAGCGGGAGGTCGTCCGCGCGCTGATGTTCCTGCGGCTGAAGACGGTCTGCTCGGGACACACGGGCGTACGGCCCGAGGTCGCGCAGACCATGGCCGACATCCTCAACGCAGGTATCACCCCCGTAGTCCACGAGTACGGCTCCCTCGGCTGCTCCGGCGACCTCGCCCCCCTCTCGCACTGCGCCCTGACCCTGATGGGCGAGGGCGACGCGGAGGGCCCAGACGGCGTCGTCCGCCCGGCCGGCGAACTGCTCGCGGCGCACGGTATTACCCCCGTGGAGCTACGGGAGAAGGAAGGGCTCGCCCTCCTCAACGGCACCGACGGCATGCTCGGCATGCTGCTGATGGCCCTCGCCGACCTCGACGCCCTCTACAAGGCCGCCGACATCACCGCCGCGCTCTCCCTGGAGGCGCTGCTCGGCACCGCCAAGGTCCTCGCGCCCGAGCTGCACGCCATCCGCCCGCACCCCGGCCAGGGCGACTCCGCCGCCAACATGCTCGCGGTACTGGAGGGTTCGGGCCTGACCGGGCACCACCAGGACGACGCGCCCCGCGTCCAGGACGCGTACTCGGTCCGCTGCGCCCCGCAGGTCGCCGGCGCCGGCCGCGACACCCTCGCGCACGCCCGCCTCGTCGCGGAACGCGAGCTGGCGTCGGCCGTCGACAACCCCGTAGTCCTTCCGGATGGCCGGGTGGAGTCCAACGGGAACTTCCACGGCGCGCCGGTCGCCTACGTGCTCGACTTCCTCGCGATCGCCGCCGCCGACCTCGCGTCCATCGCCGAGCGCCGTACCGACCGGCTGCTCGACAAGAACCGCAGCCACGGTCTGCCGCCGTTCCTCGCGGACGACGCCGGCGTCGACTCCGGTCTGATGATCGCCCAGTACACGCAGGCGGCGCTGGTCAGCGAGCTGAAGCGGCTCGCCGTCCCCGCCTCGGCGGACTCCATCCCCTCCTCCGCGATGCAGGAGGACCACGTCTCCATGGGCTGGTCGGCCGCGCGCAAGCTGCGCACCGCCGTCGACAACCTCACCCGCGTCCTCGCGATCGAGCTGTACGCGGCGACGCGAGGTGTCGAACTCCGCGCGGGCCTCACGCCCGCACCCGCGACCCAGGCCGTCCTCGCCGCCGTCCGCGCGGCAGGCGTCCAGGGCGCCGGACCCGACCGCTTCCTCGCCCCCGACCTCGCGGCGGCGGACGCGTTCGTGCGCGGCGGGGGGCTCGTCGAGGCGGTGGAGAAGGTAACAGGGCCGCTGCGGTAG
- a CDS encoding adenylate/guanylate cyclase domain-containing protein: MTVDDTGSDVGADAADPGEDPLALRLEGLILGAERRYTPFQAARSAGVSMELASRFWRAMGFADIGQAKALTEADVLALRRLAGLVEAGLLSEAMAVQVARSTGQTTARLAEWQIDSFLEGLTEPPEPGMTRTEVTYPIVELLLPELEEFLVYVWRRQLAASAGRVVQTADDEEMVDRRLAVGFADLVGFTRLTRRMEEEELGELVEAFETTAADLVAANGGRLIKTLGDEVLYAADDAGTAAEIGLRLIETMANDETMPELRVGMAFGTVTTRMGDVFGTTVNLASRLTSIAPRDAVLVDSAFAEDLIRSGEAPASEAQAAEEAATAEKEGEEPPAYRFALQPMWQRPVRGLGVVEPWLLSRRDGDGAS; this comes from the coding sequence GTGACCGTCGACGACACCGGCTCCGACGTGGGCGCGGACGCTGCCGACCCCGGCGAGGACCCCCTCGCGCTGCGCCTGGAGGGCCTGATCCTGGGTGCGGAGCGCCGCTACACCCCGTTCCAGGCGGCCCGCAGCGCGGGTGTCTCGATGGAACTGGCGTCGAGGTTCTGGCGGGCGATGGGCTTCGCGGACATCGGCCAGGCGAAGGCCCTGACGGAGGCCGACGTCCTCGCGCTCAGGCGCCTCGCGGGCCTCGTCGAGGCGGGCCTGCTGAGCGAGGCGATGGCGGTGCAGGTGGCCCGTTCGACGGGCCAGACGACCGCCCGGCTGGCCGAGTGGCAGATCGACTCCTTCCTGGAGGGCCTGACCGAGCCCCCTGAGCCGGGGATGACCCGCACCGAGGTCACGTACCCGATCGTCGAACTCCTCCTGCCCGAACTGGAGGAGTTCCTTGTGTACGTCTGGCGCCGCCAGCTCGCCGCGTCGGCGGGCCGCGTCGTGCAGACCGCCGACGACGAGGAGATGGTGGACCGGCGGCTGGCCGTCGGCTTCGCCGACCTCGTCGGCTTCACGCGGCTGACCCGCCGCATGGAGGAGGAGGAACTCGGCGAACTGGTCGAGGCGTTCGAGACGACCGCCGCCGACCTGGTCGCCGCGAACGGCGGCCGGCTGATCAAGACCCTCGGCGACGAAGTCCTGTACGCGGCCGACGACGCCGGCACCGCCGCCGAGATCGGCCTGCGCCTGATCGAGACGATGGCGAACGACGAGACGATGCCCGAACTGCGCGTCGGCATGGCCTTCGGCACGGTCACGACCCGGATGGGCGACGTCTTCGGCACCACCGTCAACCTCGCCTCCCGTCTCACCTCCATAGCCCCCCGCGACGCGGTCCTCGTCGACTCGGCGTTCGCGGAGGACCTGATCCGCAGCGGTGAGGCGCCCGCCTCCGAGGCGCAGGCCGCCGAGGAGGCGGCGACGGCCGAGAAGGAGGGGGAGGAGCCGCCCGCGTACCGGTTCGCCCTCCAGCCGATGTGGCAGCGGCCGGTGCGGGGGCTGGGTGTGGTGGAGCCGTGGTTGCTGAGTCGGCGGGACGGGGACGGGGCGTCGTAG
- a CDS encoding ABC transporter ATP-binding protein yields the protein MYELRNVVKRYVRGKDAVLALDGVDLTIPDGDRLVIQGPTGGGKSTLLQMLGGLDRPTSGEVVLDGTDLARLPEAKLTKVRSENIGFVFQSFNLIPTLTAQENVETALVPLGVKVKGRRERAAEALESVGLGERLGHLPSEMSGGQQQRVAIARALVKRPKVLLADEPTGNLDEGMRDEIMDVLEGLWKEHGLTFIMVTHDSSLAKKAPRLVTIRKGRVTVTEKAAS from the coding sequence ATGTACGAACTCAGAAACGTCGTCAAGCGCTACGTCCGGGGCAAGGACGCCGTACTCGCCCTGGACGGCGTCGACTTGACCATTCCCGACGGGGACCGGCTCGTCATCCAGGGGCCCACGGGTGGCGGCAAGTCCACCCTGCTCCAGATGCTCGGCGGGCTCGACCGGCCCACCTCCGGTGAAGTCGTGCTGGACGGCACGGACTTGGCGCGGCTGCCCGAGGCCAAGCTGACGAAGGTGCGCAGCGAGAACATCGGCTTCGTGTTCCAGTCCTTCAACCTGATCCCGACGCTGACGGCTCAGGAGAACGTCGAAACGGCCCTGGTTCCTCTGGGGGTGAAGGTCAAGGGGCGTCGCGAGCGGGCCGCCGAGGCGCTGGAGTCGGTGGGGCTCGGCGAACGGCTCGGGCACCTGCCCTCGGAGATGTCCGGCGGCCAGCAGCAACGCGTCGCCATCGCACGGGCGTTGGTGAAGCGGCCCAAGGTGTTGCTGGCCGACGAGCCCACCGGCAACCTCGACGAAGGCATGCGGGACGAGATCATGGACGTGCTGGAGGGGCTGTGGAAGGAACACGGGCTGACCTTCATCATGGTCACCCATGACTCGTCCCTCGCGAAGAAGGCGCCTCGGTTGGTGACGATCCGCAAGGGTCGGGTGACGGTGACGGAGAAGGCGGCGTCCTGA
- a CDS encoding helix-turn-helix domain-containing protein translates to MGRGKDIDGSEGVPTFYGKELRWKREQAGMSLDQLLVGSYYGRTHLSDIERGERSMPLDLAQHVDRKLGTDGYFERNCEDVRKSRRKGHAKYFEKVLEAEKQALTIEEWSLSTFPGLLQTPPYARALVWASHPTATDEWVEEKVQARLGRARLFDDDHAKPEYWAILHEALLTDSILPPEEMADQLDRIVELAERRRIVPQIVPRNCGAYPLMLSSIMVMTFPDAPPLVYTESSYSGDTIDDPALVKQYRKAYDRLRAVGLAPATSLAMIKAAAEEYRNGKRPDRLE, encoded by the coding sequence ATGGGACGAGGCAAGGACATCGACGGTTCCGAGGGGGTTCCGACCTTCTACGGCAAGGAGTTGCGCTGGAAGCGGGAGCAGGCGGGGATGTCCCTGGACCAACTGCTCGTCGGCAGCTACTACGGCAGGACGCACCTCAGCGACATCGAGCGTGGGGAGCGGAGCATGCCGCTCGATCTGGCGCAGCATGTGGACCGGAAGCTCGGCACGGACGGGTACTTCGAGCGGAACTGCGAGGACGTGCGGAAGTCGAGGCGGAAGGGTCACGCCAAGTACTTCGAGAAGGTGCTGGAGGCGGAGAAGCAGGCGCTGACGATCGAGGAGTGGAGTTTGAGCACCTTTCCCGGGCTGCTCCAAACTCCTCCGTACGCAAGGGCGTTGGTCTGGGCATCTCACCCCACGGCCACGGACGAGTGGGTGGAGGAGAAGGTGCAGGCCCGGCTTGGTCGTGCTCGGCTCTTCGACGACGACCATGCCAAACCGGAGTACTGGGCCATCCTCCACGAAGCGCTCCTCACGGATTCGATCCTGCCTCCCGAGGAGATGGCTGATCAGCTCGACCGGATCGTGGAGTTGGCCGAGCGGCGCCGAATTGTTCCGCAGATCGTTCCGCGGAACTGCGGGGCGTATCCGTTGATGCTGTCCTCCATCATGGTCATGACGTTCCCGGACGCTCCGCCGCTGGTTTACACGGAGTCCTCTTACAGCGGAGACACCATCGATGATCCGGCCCTCGTGAAGCAGTACCGCAAGGCATACGATCGGCTCAGGGCCGTCGGGCTGGCACCAGCAACGTCCCTGGCCATGATCAAGGCGGCGGCAGAGGAATACCGAAATGGCAAGCGACCGGATCGACTTGAGTGA
- a CDS encoding acyl-CoA carboxylase subunit beta → MSEPEERHETDIHTTAGKLADLRRRVEEATHAGSERAVEKQHAKGKLTARERIELLLDEGSFVELDEFARHRSTNFGLEHNRPYGDGVVTGYGTVDGRPVAVFSQDFTVFGGALGETYGQKIVKVMEFALKTGCPVIGINDSGGARIQEGVASLGAYGEIFRRNTLASGVIPQISLVVGPCAGGAVYSPAITDFTVMVDQTSHMFITGPDVIKTVTGEDVGFEELGGARTHNSVSGVAHHMAGDEKDAVEYVKQLLSYLPSNNLSEPPVFPEEAELAVTDEDLELDTLVPDSANQPYDMHTVVEHVLDDAEFFETQPLYAPNILTGFGRVEGHPVGIVANQPMQYAGCLDIKASEKAARFVRTCDAFNVPVITFVDVPGFLPGVDQEHDGIIRRGAKLIYAYAEATVPLITVITRKAYGGAYDVMGSKHLGADLNLAWPTAQIAVMGAQGAVNILHRRTLAEAEASGEDVEAVRARLIQEYEDTLLNPYIAAERGYIDAVVMPSDTRRHVVRGLRQLRTKRESLPPKKHGNIPL, encoded by the coding sequence ATGTCCGAGCCGGAAGAGCGTCACGAGACCGACATCCACACGACCGCGGGGAAGCTCGCGGATCTCAGGCGCCGCGTGGAGGAAGCGACGCACGCCGGGTCGGAGCGGGCCGTCGAGAAGCAGCACGCGAAGGGCAAGCTGACCGCCCGTGAGCGGATCGAACTCCTCCTGGACGAAGGGTCGTTCGTCGAGCTGGACGAGTTCGCCCGGCACCGTTCGACCAACTTCGGCCTGGAGCACAACCGCCCGTACGGCGACGGCGTCGTCACCGGGTACGGCACCGTCGACGGCCGTCCGGTCGCCGTGTTCTCGCAGGACTTCACCGTGTTCGGCGGGGCGCTCGGCGAGACGTACGGGCAGAAGATCGTCAAGGTGATGGAGTTCGCGCTCAAGACGGGCTGCCCGGTGATCGGGATCAACGACTCGGGCGGCGCCCGCATCCAGGAGGGCGTGGCCTCGCTGGGGGCCTACGGGGAGATCTTCCGGCGTAATACCCTCGCCTCAGGGGTGATCCCGCAGATCAGCCTCGTCGTCGGCCCGTGCGCGGGCGGCGCGGTCTACTCCCCCGCGATCACCGACTTCACGGTGATGGTCGACCAGACCTCGCACATGTTCATCACGGGCCCCGACGTCATCAAGACGGTGACCGGCGAGGACGTCGGCTTCGAGGAGCTGGGCGGCGCGCGGACCCACAACTCGGTATCGGGCGTGGCCCACCACATGGCCGGGGACGAGAAGGACGCGGTCGAGTACGTCAAGCAGTTGCTGTCGTACCTGCCGTCCAACAACCTCTCCGAGCCGCCGGTCTTCCCCGAGGAGGCCGAACTCGCCGTCACGGACGAGGACCTGGAGCTGGACACGCTGGTCCCGGACTCCGCGAACCAGCCCTACGACATGCACACGGTCGTCGAACACGTCCTGGACGACGCGGAGTTCTTCGAGACGCAGCCGCTGTACGCGCCGAACATCCTCACCGGGTTCGGACGGGTGGAGGGGCATCCGGTCGGGATCGTCGCCAACCAGCCGATGCAGTACGCCGGTTGCCTCGACATCAAGGCGAGTGAGAAGGCCGCGCGGTTCGTGCGGACGTGCGACGCGTTCAACGTCCCGGTCATCACGTTCGTCGACGTCCCCGGCTTCCTGCCCGGCGTCGACCAGGAGCACGACGGGATCATCCGCCGGGGCGCCAAGCTGATCTACGCCTACGCGGAGGCGACGGTCCCGCTCATCACCGTCATCACCCGTAAGGCGTACGGGGGCGCGTACGACGTGATGGGGTCCAAGCACCTCGGCGCCGACCTCAACCTCGCCTGGCCGACCGCGCAGATCGCCGTGATGGGCGCCCAGGGCGCCGTCAACATCCTGCACCGGCGGACCCTCGCCGAGGCCGAGGCGAGCGGGGAGGACGTCGAGGCGGTGCGCGCGCGGCTCATCCAGGAGTACGAGGACACCCTCCTCAACCCGTACATCGCCGCCGAGCGCGGGTACATCGACGCGGTGGTCATGCCGTCGGACACACGCCGGCACGTCGTGCGGGGGCTGCGGCAGCTACGGACGAAGCGGGAGTCCCTGCCCCCGAAGAAGCACGGCAACATCCCTCTCTAG
- a CDS encoding GGDEF domain-containing protein, with product MGDDRHLAAVVTLAQGMAAARTPRDTWTAAATGACHALDGTFAALSVWERERGRLRVLVNVGDRAPDEERYPESESYPVHQFPEITEFLHERWATGGEPNAWVETADGPTTAGPGYVHQRVAALRRRGRGSCVVAPIVLHGRAWGELYVARATQAPPFERADADFATVLASVVAAGLAQTERLEEARRLAFTDALTGLANRRAVDVRLDEAIERHRAEGVAVSLVVCDLNGLKRVNDTMGHAVGDRLLERFGSILSLCGAMLPGALAARLGGDEFCLLAVGPTADEVVAVATELCRRAGELELGDGVACGVASTADPIGPIRTARRLFRLADAAQYRAKAERTPYPVVAGRKGPEDPVVLLVDTPPPAGGERRRFRGGGG from the coding sequence ATGGGCGACGACAGACACCTCGCGGCGGTGGTGACGCTGGCGCAGGGCATGGCAGCCGCACGCACCCCCAGGGACACCTGGACCGCCGCGGCCACGGGAGCGTGTCACGCCCTGGACGGCACGTTCGCGGCCCTGTCGGTGTGGGAGCGGGAGCGGGGCAGGCTCCGGGTCCTGGTGAACGTGGGGGACCGGGCCCCGGACGAGGAGCGGTACCCGGAGTCGGAGTCGTACCCGGTCCACCAGTTCCCGGAGATCACGGAGTTCCTGCACGAACGCTGGGCGACCGGCGGCGAGCCGAACGCGTGGGTGGAGACGGCGGACGGCCCGACGACGGCCGGTCCCGGCTACGTGCACCAGCGGGTCGCGGCGCTGCGCCGCAGGGGCCGGGGTTCGTGCGTGGTGGCCCCGATCGTCCTGCACGGGCGGGCGTGGGGCGAGCTGTACGTGGCGAGGGCGACGCAGGCGCCCCCCTTCGAGCGGGCGGACGCGGACTTCGCGACGGTGCTCGCGTCGGTCGTGGCGGCGGGCCTCGCGCAGACGGAGCGGCTGGAGGAGGCCCGCCGGCTCGCCTTCACGGACGCGCTGACGGGCCTGGCCAACCGGCGCGCGGTCGACGTCCGGCTGGACGAGGCGATCGAGCGGCACCGGGCGGAGGGGGTGGCCGTCAGCCTCGTCGTGTGCGATCTGAACGGGCTGAAGCGGGTCAACGACACGATGGGGCACGCGGTCGGTGACCGTCTGCTGGAACGGTTCGGCTCGATCCTGTCCCTCTGCGGAGCCATGCTCCCCGGCGCCCTCGCGGCCCGTCTCGGGGGTGACGAGTTCTGCCTCCTCGCGGTGGGTCCGACGGCTGACGAGGTCGTCGCGGTGGCGACCGAACTCTGCCGCAGGGCGGGGGAGTTGGAGCTGGGGGACGGGGTGGCCTGCGGGGTCGCGTCCACGGCGGACCCCATCGGACCGATCCGCACCGCGCGCCGCCTCTTCCGGCTCGCCGACGCGGCCCAGTACCGGGCGAAGGCGGAGCGCACCCCGTACCCGGTGGTCGCGGGGCGCAAGGGCCCTGAGGATCCCGTAGTACTCCTGGTGGACACCCCGCCCCCGGCCGGTGGCGAGCGGCGCCGGTTCCGTGGGGGAGGGGGGTAG
- a CDS encoding helix-turn-helix transcriptional regulator produces MPGDPLWNSAKARELVVRRQPGGLVRLGREHRGWTLAELGGHLGCSAATVSRMERRVRVTDLTLIHRAASTVGVPRHVLVSSLAPPASSGPAGTRVSASPHAEEDPMRRRSLLAATATVPAATLLGMDRALADTPPPTGRGALGARVASARELYDKGAHAQLLGLLPGLLADGHAAASSRRELDQAQLSSVYSLSTALLSKVGSYEQARLTADRARTWAEVSGSPLAAAAASRELAIVLRHQRRGEEAQTLMESAAARVEATGLRTDAASSAYAQMLCTLAYTAARGGRRAEALAMVEEARRAAHRLPVIAPAGRLFPISPAAVDLYAVGVHWALGDAGAALEAGRNLRPEHFPTAERKARLGTDMARAWWAWGRPEQTARALLDAHRASPGEVRDRPVIRGIVTELAQRHPRAAGVRELHAAVSAPERT; encoded by the coding sequence GTGCCCGGTGACCCGCTCTGGAACAGTGCGAAGGCCAGGGAGTTGGTCGTCCGGCGACAACCGGGCGGGCTCGTACGGCTGGGCCGTGAGCACCGAGGATGGACGCTCGCCGAACTCGGCGGGCATCTGGGGTGCTCGGCGGCGACGGTCTCGCGGATGGAGCGTCGCGTCCGGGTGACCGACCTGACGCTCATTCACCGGGCCGCGTCCACGGTGGGTGTTCCCCGACACGTCCTGGTGAGTTCTCTGGCGCCCCCAGCCTCTTCCGGACCGGCCGGCACTAGAGTGTCGGCCAGTCCGCACGCCGAGGAGGACCCGATGCGCCGCCGCTCGTTGCTCGCCGCCACGGCGACCGTCCCGGCCGCCACGCTGCTCGGCATGGACCGTGCCCTGGCCGACACCCCGCCACCCACGGGCAGAGGCGCCCTGGGTGCCCGCGTGGCCTCCGCCCGGGAGCTGTACGACAAGGGAGCCCACGCGCAGCTCCTCGGCCTGCTGCCGGGCCTCCTGGCCGACGGGCACGCCGCCGCCTCTTCGCGCCGCGAGCTGGACCAGGCTCAACTGTCCTCCGTCTACAGCCTGAGCACCGCCCTGCTCAGCAAGGTCGGCTCGTACGAGCAGGCCCGCCTCACCGCCGACCGCGCGCGCACCTGGGCCGAGGTGTCCGGCTCCCCGCTCGCCGCCGCCGCTGCCTCCCGCGAGCTCGCGATCGTGCTGCGCCACCAGCGCCGGGGCGAGGAAGCCCAGACCCTCATGGAGTCGGCCGCGGCCCGGGTGGAAGCGACGGGGCTGCGGACGGACGCGGCGTCCTCGGCCTACGCGCAGATGCTGTGCACCCTGGCCTACACCGCCGCCCGGGGTGGCCGGCGTGCCGAGGCCCTGGCCATGGTCGAGGAGGCCCGGCGCGCTGCTCATCGGCTGCCGGTCATCGCGCCCGCCGGCCGTCTCTTCCCGATCAGCCCTGCGGCCGTGGACCTCTACGCCGTCGGCGTCCACTGGGCCCTCGGGGACGCGGGCGCGGCCCTGGAGGCCGGGCGGAACCTCCGGCCGGAACACTTCCCCACGGCCGAGCGGAAGGCCCGCCTGGGCACGGACATGGCCCGTGCCTGGTGGGCCTGGGGCCGCCCGGAGCAGACCGCCCGCGCCCTCCTCGACGCCCACCGCGCGAGCCCCGGCGAGGTGCGGGACCGGCCCGTGATCCGTGGCATCGTGACCGAGTTGGCCCAGCGACACCCTCGGGCCGCCGGGGTGCGGGAGTTGCACGCCGCGGTGTCGGCCCCGGAACGCACCTGA
- a CDS encoding ATP-binding protein: MSFEYDLLATAKAVPELRDRLRAHPYDVRLCATELITNVIDHVGEGTPVTVRVRSTAHGHTRVEVTDPDPRALPTLLHATLTAESGRGLALLNALATRWGVEQGVNSKTVWCEVATD, translated from the coding sequence GTGAGCTTCGAGTACGACCTGTTGGCGACGGCGAAGGCGGTGCCGGAACTCAGGGACCGCCTGCGTGCGCACCCGTACGACGTCCGCCTGTGCGCGACGGAACTGATCACGAACGTCATCGACCACGTCGGCGAGGGCACCCCGGTGACGGTGAGGGTCCGCTCAACGGCCCACGGCCACACCCGAGTCGAGGTCACCGACCCCGACCCCAGGGCCCTCCCGACCCTCCTGCACGCCACTTTGACCGCCGAGTCGGGAAGGGGCCTGGCCCTGCTGAACGCCCTGGCCACCCGCTGGGGCGTGGAGCAGGGGGTGAACAGCAAGACGGTGTGGTGCGAGGTGGCGACGGACTGA